The Lycium barbarum isolate Lr01 chromosome 10, ASM1917538v2, whole genome shotgun sequence genome includes a region encoding these proteins:
- the LOC132614386 gene encoding PLAT domain-containing protein 3-like, translating into MGVAAQVNYFWFYLFILFISLSISSMSGSEDDCVYTIYVRTSKKFFGGTDSTITLTLFDADGYGIRINNIVAWGGLMGSDHDYFKRGNLDIFSGRGPCLTGPVCKMNLTSDGTGHSHKWYCNYVEVTVTGIHTKCNQQNFEVEQWMATDKSPYQLTYISDLCNKTNSDKHLSISSENLPVFDTKSIPQATVM; encoded by the exons ATGGGAGTAGCAGCTCAAGTCAACTATTTTTGGTTCTATCTATTTATACTCTTTATCTCACTCTCCATCTCCTCCATGTCTGGATCT GAAGATGATTGTGTGTACACAATTTATGTTCGAACCAGTAAAAAATTCTTTGGTGGAACCGATTCAACCATCACCTTGACTCTCTTCGATGCAGACGGGTACGGTATTAGAATCAACAACATCGTGGCTTGGGGTGGGCTTATGGGCTCAGATCATGACTATTTTAAAAGAGGAAACTTGGACATTTTTAGTGGTCGAGGTCCATGTTTGACTGGGCCAGTTTGCAAGATGAACTTGACTTCTGATGGCACTGGACATAGCCACAAATGGTACTGTAACTACGTGGAGGTTACCGTTACTGGAATCCATACAAAATGCAACCAACAGAATTTCGAAGTGGAGCAGTGGATGGCAACAGATAAATCACCTTATCAGCTAACTTACATCAGTGATCTCTGTAACAAGACCAACTCCGATAAGCACCTGTCGATCTCCAGTGAGAATTTACCTGTTTTCGATACTAAATCCATTCCTCAAGCCACTGTGATGTAA